One region of Mesomycoplasma ovipneumoniae genomic DNA includes:
- the tyrS gene encoding tyrosine--tRNA ligase encodes MSNKNKIDFLDELKERGILKDITNSDRFSNLSSENGIYIGFDPTAPSLHLGNYISINLLQRLQNFGIKVLAVVGGATGMIGDPSFKPNERKLLDFESVKNNTEKIKNQLKSFNLPVFDNFEIYKDMNILTFLRDIGKNINIAYLLTKDSVSSRIESGLSYTEFSYQLIQGWDFTFLAQNHNIIAQSGGSDQWGNMVTGLDFIKKSNLKNKDKTFVFTTNLLTDENNEKFGKSLGKPIWLDKNMYSPFNLYQFLLNQSDSQAEKIMLWLSFLDLDSIRQLISLHNQNKKDRILQKELAKEVVFNIHGQKGLEIAEKITQILFNKINYFEITFDDKLELKKILPYFSAKFFDQNSLIESGIFSSKRELNEFISHKALEINGIKIEFSSEINTSLADQNNLFLIKKGKKQFFIFELI; translated from the coding sequence ATGTCTAACAAAAATAAAATTGATTTTCTTGATGAGCTAAAGGAAAGAGGAATTTTAAAAGATATCACTAATTCCGATAGATTTTCAAATCTTTCTTCTGAAAATGGAATTTATATCGGCTTTGATCCAACAGCGCCCTCGCTTCATTTAGGTAATTACATTTCAATAAATCTTTTACAACGCCTTCAAAATTTTGGGATTAAAGTTCTTGCCGTTGTCGGCGGGGCGACTGGAATGATTGGCGATCCGTCATTTAAACCTAATGAGCGAAAGTTACTTGACTTTGAAAGTGTTAAAAATAACACTGAAAAAATCAAAAACCAACTAAAATCGTTTAATTTACCTGTTTTTGATAATTTTGAAATTTACAAAGATATGAATATTTTAACCTTTTTGCGTGATATTGGTAAAAATATTAATATTGCTTATTTGTTGACAAAAGATTCTGTTTCTTCGCGTATTGAATCTGGACTTTCATATACAGAATTTTCTTATCAACTAATTCAAGGGTGAGATTTTACATTTTTAGCCCAAAATCACAACATAATTGCCCAATCAGGGGGGTCTGATCAATGAGGCAACATGGTGACTGGCCTTGATTTTATTAAAAAATCAAACCTAAAAAATAAGGACAAGACTTTTGTTTTTACAACAAATTTACTTACTGATGAAAATAATGAAAAATTTGGCAAAAGTCTTGGAAAACCGATTTGGCTTGATAAAAATATGTATTCACCTTTTAATTTATATCAATTTTTGTTGAATCAAAGCGATTCTCAGGCCGAAAAAATTATGCTCTGGCTGTCGTTTTTAGATCTAGATTCAATTAGGCAATTAATTTCTTTGCACAATCAAAATAAAAAAGACCGAATTTTACAAAAAGAATTGGCAAAAGAGGTTGTTTTTAATATTCACGGCCAAAAAGGACTTGAAATTGCAGAAAAAATAACCCAAATTTTATTTAATAAAATAAATTATTTTGAAATAACTTTCGATGATAAATTAGAACTAAAAAAAATTTTGCCCTATTTTAGTGCAAAATTTTTTGACCAAAATAGTCTAATTGAATCTGGTATTTTTAGCTCAAAACGTGAATTGAATGAATTTATTTCACATAAAGCTCTCGAAATTAACGGTATAAAAATTGAATTTTCTTCTGAAATTAATACTAGTCTAGCTGATCAAAACAACCTCTTTTTAATTAAAAAAGGCAAGAAACAATTCTTTATTTTCGAGCTAATTTAA
- a CDS encoding deoxyribonuclease IV, translating into MIKIGSHVPFKKPDYLFGAIDISLKNKANTAMIFLGPPQSTMRTQPENYKFDEYVAEFSKQIPPVDIVVHAPYILNLANPLKANFSIDFLVKEIEKMNFIGAKFLVLHPGFFTTYTRLEAKNQLVKSLKVILEKTKNVEILLETMAGKGTEMCSSFEEIVDIIQDLNSERIGVCLDTCHVWDAGYDLKNYAEFQQELIKTKIINHIKVIHLNDSANPLGSKKDRHANIDKGFIGLETLQKIVHDPLFDNIPIILETPYVDNKPIYDQEIALLLKK; encoded by the coding sequence ATGATAAAAATTGGATCACATGTACCTTTTAAAAAACCAGATTACCTTTTTGGTGCAATCGATATTTCTCTAAAAAATAAAGCAAATACAGCAATGATTTTTTTAGGTCCACCCCAGTCAACAATGAGAACTCAGCCTGAAAATTATAAATTTGACGAGTATGTCGCTGAATTTTCCAAGCAAATTCCGCCTGTTGATATAGTTGTTCATGCTCCTTATATTTTAAATTTGGCTAATCCATTAAAAGCTAATTTTTCTATTGATTTTTTGGTAAAAGAGATTGAAAAAATGAACTTTATTGGCGCAAAATTCTTAGTTTTGCACCCAGGTTTTTTCACAACCTATACAAGATTAGAAGCAAAAAATCAGCTTGTAAAGTCACTTAAAGTTATACTTGAAAAAACAAAAAATGTCGAAATTTTACTTGAGACTATGGCCGGAAAAGGTACTGAAATGTGCTCAAGTTTTGAGGAAATAGTCGATATAATTCAAGACTTAAATTCAGAAAGAATTGGGGTTTGTCTTGATACTTGTCATGTCTGAGATGCTGGTTATGATCTCAAAAATTATGCTGAATTTCAACAAGAATTAATAAAAACTAAAATAATAAATCACATAAAAGTTATTCATCTAAATGATTCAGCAAATCCGCTTGGTTCAAAAAAAGATCGTCATGCTAATATTGACAAAGGTTTTATTGGTCTTGAAACTCTTCAAAAAATTGTTCATGACCCACTTTTTGATAATATTCCAATAATTTTAGAAACACCTTATGTTGATAATAAGCCAATTTATGATCAAGAAATCGCCCTTTTATTGAAAAAATAG
- a CDS encoding Nif3-like dinuclear metal center hexameric protein, with translation MKTKVIGDFLLEKFPLENCQAWDNCGWNLFFDSEIFKVLICIDLTKSVLDFAIKNNYNLIISHHPFFFYPTKKEEFQNSPYKKKISSLLKKHSISVLALHTNFDSTNNQTAFSIANQWGLDASTAIKIDDFNILIDNNLRASEILKRISLKSNLVTFRANFSQDFLPKKVAILPGSGGILACLLAKKQKANLVITSDLKWSDQLTIKHHKIKVLEIPHLIEQVFTDKIAQILQEKFKNIEIHSFKLPEILSEVKIKW, from the coding sequence ATGAAAACAAAAGTAATTGGCGATTTTTTGCTTGAAAAATTTCCCTTAGAAAACTGTCAAGCCTGAGATAATTGCGGTTGAAATCTCTTTTTTGATTCTGAAATTTTCAAAGTTCTTATTTGCATTGATCTTACAAAAAGTGTTTTAGATTTTGCTATTAAAAATAATTATAATTTAATAATTTCACATCATCCTTTCTTTTTTTATCCTACAAAAAAGGAAGAATTTCAAAATTCGCCCTACAAGAAAAAAATTTCCAGCCTTCTAAAAAAACACTCAATTAGCGTGCTTGCGCTCCACACGAATTTTGACTCAACAAACAACCAAACCGCATTTTCAATTGCCAACCAGTGAGGTCTAGATGCAAGTACCGCTATAAAAATTGATGATTTTAACATTTTAATTGATAATAATTTAAGGGCTTCAGAAATTTTAAAAAGAATTTCACTAAAAAGCAATTTAGTGACTTTTCGAGCTAATTTTTCACAAGATTTTCTGCCAAAAAAAGTGGCAATTCTTCCAGGTTCAGGTGGAATTTTAGCATGTCTTTTAGCAAAAAAACAAAAAGCCAATCTTGTTATAACTTCCGATCTCAAATGATCAGATCAACTTACGATCAAGCATCATAAAATCAAAGTTTTAGAAATTCCCCACCTTATTGAGCAAGTTTTTACTGATAAAATTGCCCAAATATTACAAGAAAAATTTAAAAACATCGAAATTCACAGTTTTAAATTACCTGAAATTTTAAGCGAGGTTAAAATTAAATGATAA
- a CDS encoding RNA polymerase sigma factor, which translates to MQKQLEEKQKQTGKKSSKKTAENVFLSHEEVYKYIEKLSLSVSEDELDEFFQILMQKKIISGELDKEDLEDVSSSDFADQISQKNSKNKTKKNVDNLDDDKDLSLDRLDDQEDFDDLSQDDSGEIEFGHSVDESLRIQDIDDLDYINDENSSQFRKPKVYSDDVYRNKLTDTNDMIKWYMRWIGKYGKLLSQEEEQELARKMQIKGRIGKKARDTLIKRNLRLVVNSAKRYKNRGLNFIDLISEGNLGIIKAVSKYDHTKGFKFSTYATWWIRQAITRAVADQARLIRIPVHMVETINKINKAERELQQEKGLNPTAEEIAQRLGPEFTAEKVRYIKKINVDPISLDKAIGKEEDSSFSDFIKDENIISPAEYAEREEKAKVLLEIIEATLDYDEKDFIKRRYGVGVDENGVPYQAHSFEELAAMRRVTKERVRQIEGKILKKLRTPQKRWSLRDFN; encoded by the coding sequence TTACAAAAACAATTAGAAGAAAAACAAAAACAAACTGGCAAAAAAAGTTCTAAAAAAACTGCTGAAAATGTATTTTTAAGTCATGAAGAAGTTTATAAATATATCGAAAAATTAAGTCTTTCAGTTTCAGAGGACGAATTAGACGAGTTTTTTCAAATTTTAATGCAGAAAAAAATAATCAGTGGTGAATTAGACAAAGAAGATCTCGAAGATGTCTCAAGTTCAGATTTTGCTGATCAAATTAGTCAAAAAAATTCTAAAAATAAAACAAAGAAAAATGTTGACAATCTAGATGATGATAAAGATTTGAGCCTAGACAGACTTGATGACCAAGAAGATTTTGATGACTTGTCTCAAGATGACAGTGGCGAAATTGAATTTGGCCACTCAGTTGATGAATCACTAAGAATTCAAGATATTGACGATCTTGATTATATCAATGATGAAAATTCAAGTCAATTTCGTAAACCTAAAGTTTACAGTGATGACGTTTACCGAAATAAACTCACCGACACAAATGACATGATCAAATGGTACATGCGTTGAATTGGGAAATACGGAAAATTATTAAGCCAAGAAGAAGAACAAGAACTTGCCCGTAAAATGCAAATTAAAGGTCGAATTGGTAAAAAAGCTCGTGATACACTAATAAAACGTAATTTACGACTGGTTGTAAACAGCGCAAAACGCTATAAAAACCGTGGTCTAAATTTTATCGACCTAATTTCTGAAGGTAATTTAGGAATTATCAAAGCCGTTTCAAAATACGACCACACTAAAGGATTTAAATTTTCAACTTATGCAACTTGATGAATTCGTCAGGCAATCACAAGAGCTGTGGCTGATCAGGCAAGACTAATTAGAATTCCAGTTCATATGGTCGAAACTATTAATAAAATTAATAAAGCTGAACGAGAATTACAGCAAGAAAAAGGGCTAAATCCAACAGCCGAAGAAATTGCTCAGCGTCTTGGACCTGAATTTACAGCTGAAAAAGTCCGTTATATTAAAAAAATAAATGTCGACCCGATTTCGCTAGATAAAGCAATTGGTAAAGAAGAAGATAGCTCTTTTTCTGATTTTATTAAGGATGAAAATATAATTTCGCCAGCTGAATATGCCGAGCGCGAGGAAAAAGCTAAAGTTTTACTTGAAATAATCGAGGCAACGCTTGACTATGATGAAAAAGATTTTATCAAACGCCGTTACGGAGTTGGCGTTGATGAAAATGGCGTTCCATATCAAGCTCATAGTTTTGAAGAATTAGCGGCCATGCGTCGTGTTACAAAGGAGCGAGTACGTCAAATAGAGGGTAAAATTCTTAAAAAATTAAGAACCCCTCAAAAAAGATGGTCACTACGTGATTTTAACTAA
- the dnaG gene encoding DNA primase codes for MNKQQILAHILKNTDIYGLISQAIQLSPNGRNTFVGLCPFHEDTNPSLSVSISKQIFKCFSCQKGGNIVSFVMLWKNLNFFQAVEYLNKEYNLNLKLANNLAPEKVYSQIELQALRAFENSVSLYLLELLTITSRAKKSPKNRQELEIYNFINSRGLSREIIEKFKIGFAPSSFLKPRLVDSKLFNEETLKDYSLLNQQGFDFFQNRIVFPIENLEGKVVGFSGRCLPNAKCEPKYLNSPSSKLFSKSEIFYNYKNAIADNPKEIFITEGFFDVIAFYKVNIKNVIALMGTSLTKKHCELLNNFTVVIALDGDRAGLEATLKSALTLSQNKIKTYIISGFDGKDPDEYLNNFGAESFLEKLSDRKNCFDFAYSFYKNQIKENSSDEITEFVNKFTPFLQSLHAQNSPLLGVFLKKIKEDLGIEKSAFRWIKPIQSPPKPHRELEKYGDFFENKQLNKRNSYENRPYQFEYIEAKLFLIVLKDFLEGDQQKFSYFKSLNFKFLNSLNNKFVEKLYSSDRKNPEIYKQTIQKIDEVTTSLNEHLKIPEYDFKNYNVHERTLDDVENYVKNINESRRWINNENLRQFSKNNKNNFVIDLYNEEI; via the coding sequence ATGAATAAGCAGCAAATTTTAGCTCATATTTTAAAAAACACCGATATTTACGGGTTAATTTCACAAGCAATCCAGCTTTCGCCCAATGGAAGAAACACATTTGTTGGACTTTGTCCATTTCATGAGGACACAAATCCATCACTGTCAGTTTCAATTTCTAAGCAAATTTTTAAGTGTTTTTCTTGTCAAAAAGGCGGAAATATTGTTAGCTTTGTAATGCTTTGAAAAAATTTAAACTTTTTTCAAGCTGTCGAATATCTTAACAAGGAATACAATTTAAATCTTAAATTAGCAAATAATTTGGCCCCTGAAAAAGTTTATTCTCAAATTGAACTTCAAGCATTGCGTGCTTTTGAAAATTCGGTCTCACTTTATCTTTTAGAGCTACTTACAATTACATCAAGAGCCAAAAAAAGCCCTAAAAACCGACAAGAATTGGAAATTTACAACTTTATAAATTCGCGAGGGCTAAGTCGCGAAATTATTGAAAAATTTAAAATCGGCTTTGCGCCAAGTTCATTTTTAAAACCTCGACTTGTTGATTCAAAATTATTTAATGAGGAAACTTTAAAGGATTACTCACTTTTAAATCAACAAGGTTTTGATTTTTTTCAAAATCGAATTGTTTTCCCTATTGAAAATTTAGAAGGAAAAGTTGTTGGATTTTCAGGTCGTTGTTTGCCTAACGCTAAATGTGAACCAAAATATTTAAACTCGCCATCAAGTAAGTTATTTTCTAAATCTGAAATTTTCTATAATTATAAAAATGCAATCGCTGACAATCCCAAAGAAATTTTTATTACAGAAGGTTTTTTTGACGTTATTGCATTTTACAAGGTCAATATTAAAAATGTAATTGCCCTTATGGGCACTTCTTTGACTAAAAAACACTGTGAATTATTGAATAATTTTACAGTTGTCATTGCCCTTGACGGTGATCGGGCTGGTCTTGAGGCTACCTTAAAATCGGCACTCACACTTTCGCAAAACAAAATTAAAACTTACATTATATCAGGTTTTGACGGAAAAGATCCTGATGAATATTTAAATAATTTTGGGGCTGAGAGTTTTTTAGAAAAACTTTCAGACCGCAAAAATTGCTTTGATTTTGCCTACAGTTTTTACAAAAATCAAATCAAAGAAAATTCTAGCGATGAAATTACCGAATTTGTTAACAAATTTACGCCGTTTTTGCAAAGTTTGCATGCTCAAAATAGCCCATTACTAGGTGTTTTTTTGAAAAAAATTAAAGAGGACTTAGGTATTGAAAAAAGCGCTTTTCGCTGAATAAAACCAATTCAGTCACCACCCAAACCTCATCGGGAACTTGAAAAATATGGGGATTTTTTTGAAAATAAACAACTAAATAAAAGGAATAGCTATGAAAACCGGCCATATCAATTTGAATATATTGAGGCAAAATTATTTTTAATTGTTTTGAAGGATTTTCTTGAAGGTGATCAGCAAAAATTTTCTTATTTTAAAAGTTTAAATTTTAAATTTTTAAATTCACTTAATAATAAGTTTGTTGAAAAATTATATTCTAGCGATAGAAAAAATCCCGAAATTTACAAGCAAACTATACAAAAGATTGATGAAGTAACCACTTCATTAAATGAACACTTAAAAATACCAGAATATGACTTTAAAAATTATAATGTACATGAAAGAACATTAGACGACGTTGAAAACTATGTTAAAAATATTAATGAATCAAGAAGATGAATAAATAACGAAAATTTACGTCAGTTTTCAAAAAATAATAAAAATAATTTTGTAATTGATTTGTATAACGAGGAAATTTAA